The following is a genomic window from Deltaproteobacteria bacterium.
GACCAGAACCCGCTGTTCGTTTCCGACGAGTTCCGGTTCGATATGCTCGTAAGCGGCGGCGTTCTTGATAATGGCGCTGACGTGGACCCCCCCCTTGTGGGCGAAGGCGCTTTTCCCCACGAAGGGTCGTGAATGGAGGATGGGGACGTTGGCCACTTCACTGACAAAGTTCGACAGATTGGTCAGATGCCGGACCGATTCCCCGGAGAGGCACCGTATGCCGAGCTTGATCTGGAGGTTGGCGATGATGGGAATCAGGTCGGCGTTTCCGCAGCGTTCGCCGAAGCCGTTGATCGTGCCCTGCACCATTTTGACCCCCAGCCGTGCGGCCGCGATGGAATTGGCCACCCCCAAGGCACAGTCATTGTGCACATGGATGCCGAGTTGATCCGGTGGCATGATGGTCACGACCTCGTTTATGATATCGGTCAGCTCGTTGGTCATGGTTCCGCCGTTGGTATCGCACAGGACGATGAAGTCGGCTCCGGCGGCCAGGGCGGTTCCAATCGTTTTCATCGCGTAGGGCTTGTTGTTCTTGTATCCGTCGAAGAAGTGCTCCGCGTCGTATACGACCTCCTTGCCTTTCGATTTCATATACGCGACGGAGTCGTGGATCATGGCTTCATTTTCCTCGAGACTCACACCGAGAATGTCCGTTGCATGCAGATCCCACGTTTTGCCGAAAAGGGTGACCGTCGGGGTTTCGGCCTCCAGGAGGGCCTTCAGGTTCGGGCATTCCTCCGGGGGCAGCCCCGCCCGCCGGGTGCTGCCGAAGGCGGTCAGGCGGGCGTTTTTGAAGTTGACCTTTTTGGCCATTTCAAAGAAACGCAGATCCTTCGGGTTGGAACTGGGCCAGCCCCCCTCGATGTAATGAAAACCCATTTCGTCAAGGCGCCGGGCGATTCTCAATTTTTCCTCGGCGGAGAAATTGATCTGTTCCCCCTGGGTCCCATCCCGGAGGGTGGTATCGTAAACTAAAACATCCATTGTCTTCATGAACGGTCTCCTTGTTGTAAAAAAAAACCGCTGTCAGGTTTGCCTGACAACGGTTTGTGGTTTTCTCGCGTGTTGAGGCTACACCATTATCAGGTCCCCTATGTCGATGGGGCTAATTATGTCCTTGATAATGATCATGGGAAAAATGATGTGTTCCATGGTTCCCGTCCCCTTGAATTCAAACCAGTCCTCGTAAGATAGCCGTTTGATAGAGGAAAAATTTCGCCTTGTCAACAAAAATCTTACGCGGAGCGGCCGGGCCCCGCGGTGGGCGGTGCGGCTTCGGTTCCCGCCGTGTCCTCCGGGGGCGAGATTGTTCAGGAACCCGGGAGCAGGTGACGGCGTACGGAATACAGGGTCAGATCCGCGTTCCTTTTCATGTTCATCTTTTCCATGACACGGGCCCGGTAGGTGCTGATGGTCTTGACGCTGAGACACAACTCCCCGGCTATTTCGGACACGCCTTTCCCGGCGGCCAGCATGATCATAACCTGGTATTCCCGGTTGGAGAGGAGTTCATGGGGCGGTTTCGAAGGATCCGCCGTGAGTTCAAAGGCGAGTTTTTCCGCCAGGGAGGGACTCACGTACTTTCCGCCGCCGGCAACCCTGCGGACAGCGTCGATCAATTCAGCGGGGGCGCTCGCCTTGTTCATATAGCCTGCCGCCCCGGCCCTCAGGGCCCGAACGGCATACTGTTCCTCCGGGTGGATGCTGAGGATCAAAACGGGCAGCTTCGGTTTTTCCGTCCTGATGTCCTTGAGAACTTCCAGTCCGCTTCGACCCGGCATGGAAATGTCCAGCAGAACGACGTCAAAATGCCGTTCCCGGATACGGTTCATCGCCTCCCCGCCGGTTCCCGCCTCGGACGGAACGGCCATGTCCTCCTCATCGCCGAGAATCTGCTTGAGTCCTTCCCTGACAATGGCATGGTCATCGACAACAAGGATTTTGATCATGGTGTTGCCATGCTTTCCGGCAGGGGTACGGTGACGACCACCCGGGTTCCCCGATTTTCCTTGCCGCTTATGGTCACGATTCCGCCCCAGGGATGAACCCGTTCCCGCATGCCGATCAGTCCGAAGGAACGGGGATCGTCAATCTGTTTTTGGGTGATCCCCCGACCGTCGTCGGCGACTTCGAGAACCAGGGTTCCGTTCCGTCCGTACAGCCCTACGGATACCCGCGAGGCCGCGGCGTGGCGGGCCACGTTGGTCAGACTTTCCTGGAGAATTCGAAAAACGGCCGTGGCCACTCGGCCGTCGATTCCCTCGTCCTCGATGGACAAGTCCGCCTGACAGGGAAGCCCTGAACGACGCTCGAAGTCCTGAGTCTGCCATTCAATGGCGGCGGTCAACCCCAAATCATCGAGAAGCCCCGGTCGCAGGTCCGAAGAAATGCGGTGGACCGTGTCGATGGTGCCGTCGATCAGATTTGACATGTAATCAATTTTCCCGGCGAGGGCCGTATTCACGTCCCTGATGCGGGTGCCCAACCAGGCGATATCCATCTTCAGGGCCGTCAGGCACTGCCCCAGCTCATCGTGAATTTCCCGGGCGATACGGGTTCGCTCCTCTTCGCGGATCGACTGAAGGTGGAGGGACAGGTTCCGGAGCTGTTCCCTGGATGTTTCGAGTTCCTGCCTCGCCCGCTTCTGTTCCGTAATGTCCTCGTAAGTGACGACGATTTTGCGTTCCCGTAGGGTGGCGCCGATTCGGGAGGCTTTCATCATGCAGAGGATCTCCCGGCCGTCCTTGCGACGGGCCGGGAATTCCGTACTGAACGTGCGCCGGGTTTCCAGGGCCGTGTAAAAACGGCGGGCGATTTCGTCGTAGTCCGCCTCATTCCGGTAGAGGATGAGGACATTTTTACCGATGAGTTCCGCGGGCCGCCAGCCGAACACCTGCTCGACCGCATTGTTCGCGAAGATGAACACCCGTTCGCGGAGGCCAACGACGGCGTGGGGGATTGCATCCAGGATGGAGGACTCCAGCGCCTCCAGTTCCTCCAGACGGTTACGGGCTTCCTTCTGTTCCGTCGTGTTCATGGAGTTGCCTAAAACGGCCCTCTCACCCTGGTACCGGATGGACTTGACCGTTTCCAGGATCCATCTGACCCGCCCGTCTTTCGTTATGATACGGAATTCGTAAGGGGAAAAACGCCGGCCCTTCAACATCCGTATGGCGTTTTTCCGTGCCGTGTTCCGGTCCGCCGGGTGAATGATTGACGGCGGGTCCATGTTGAGCATCTCTTCTTCCGAGTACCCGGCGTACTCCCGGATATGGGGGTTGACGAAGCGGAAGCGTCTGCCCTGCAGGATATAGACACCGACCTGTGAGCTGTCGGCGAGGGTCTTGTAGAGGTCGCCGTCGATAACGGGCGGATGGGTCGATGCTTTCTCCGGCCCGGGATGAAGAAACGGTCCCTCCGGCGTGTCGGGGAAGTCTGCCGGTGTGTTGATTCCTTTCCTTTTCATGGCGAATCCCTTATATGAAATGGGTGTGGCGCCAGTATAAACGCAATCGCAGAAAAAGGAAACCCCTGCGGTATGCAACGTGTTGAGGGGGAAAATGAAATGAAAATCGTGATGCTCCACCGATGGGATGTGACATGTGCCGAAGCCATCCTCATCCAGCAAAAACTGAGGGATAAGCTGGTGCTTGGGGATGAGCCCGGAGGAGCGCCTCCTAAAACGGTGGCCGGCGCCGACATTTCCTACTCCCGCCATTCGGATC
Proteins encoded in this region:
- a CDS encoding citramalate synthase, producing MDVLVYDTTLRDGTQGEQINFSAEEKLRIARRLDEMGFHYIEGGWPSSNPKDLRFFEMAKKVNFKNARLTAFGSTRRAGLPPEECPNLKALLEAETPTVTLFGKTWDLHATDILGVSLEENEAMIHDSVAYMKSKGKEVVYDAEHFFDGYKNNKPYAMKTIGTALAAGADFIVLCDTNGGTMTNELTDIINEVVTIMPPDQLGIHVHNDCALGVANSIAAARLGVKMVQGTINGFGERCGNADLIPIIANLQIKLGIRCLSGESVRHLTNLSNFVSEVANVPILHSRPFVGKSAFAHKGGVHVSAIIKNAAAYEHIEPELVGNEQRVLVSDLSGKSNIEYKARELGVDLGLDEGMSRRIVQRIKEMEDKGYQFDAADGSLALLMKKATGEFEEPFTLECFHVITSQMQNNPATSQATIKISVGGEVEITAAEGNGPINALDRALRKALATFYPEITDMYLVDFRVRILEGSDGTGAMVRVLLDSRDETDFWSTLGVSTNVIEASWHALVDSIQYKLSKDHLNKNIKTD
- a CDS encoding response regulator transcription factor, with the protein product MIKILVVDDHAIVREGLKQILGDEEDMAVPSEAGTGGEAMNRIRERHFDVVLLDISMPGRSGLEVLKDIRTEKPKLPVLILSIHPEEQYAVRALRAGAAGYMNKASAPAELIDAVRRVAGGGKYVSPSLAEKLAFELTADPSKPPHELLSNREYQVMIMLAAGKGVSEIAGELCLSVKTISTYRARVMEKMNMKRNADLTLYSVRRHLLPGS
- a CDS encoding PAS domain S-box protein, with product MKRKGINTPADFPDTPEGPFLHPGPEKASTHPPVIDGDLYKTLADSSQVGVYILQGRRFRFVNPHIREYAGYSEEEMLNMDPPSIIHPADRNTARKNAIRMLKGRRFSPYEFRIITKDGRVRWILETVKSIRYQGERAVLGNSMNTTEQKEARNRLEELEALESSILDAIPHAVVGLRERVFIFANNAVEQVFGWRPAELIGKNVLILYRNEADYDEIARRFYTALETRRTFSTEFPARRKDGREILCMMKASRIGATLRERKIVVTYEDITEQKRARQELETSREQLRNLSLHLQSIREEERTRIAREIHDELGQCLTALKMDIAWLGTRIRDVNTALAGKIDYMSNLIDGTIDTVHRISSDLRPGLLDDLGLTAAIEWQTQDFERRSGLPCQADLSIEDEGIDGRVATAVFRILQESLTNVARHAAASRVSVGLYGRNGTLVLEVADDGRGITQKQIDDPRSFGLIGMRERVHPWGGIVTISGKENRGTRVVVTVPLPESMATP